TATCTATTCACTGTTCATCGCTTTAGCCAATAATGTAGACAATATAAGCGTTAGAATAGCCTACAGCATAAGAGGAATTAAAATCACTGCGGTTAAAAATTTGTGGATATCCCTAATAACATTTATAATATCATCCATCGCCGCCATCTCTGGCAATATAATATCTGGAGTACTTAGTAAGCACATAAGCTCCATATTAAGCATGATTCTCTTTATCTCTATAGGACTTTGGATAGCAATTGAGCCGTATTTCAAAAAAAATAGCGATAGCCATTATGATATAGACGATAAAACGAAAAACATATACGACATATTGAAAAAGCCTGAGGAAGCCGATGTAGATGATTCTAAAGACATTGACTTTAAAGAAGCTACATTTCTCGGCATCGCCTTATCTATAAACAATATCGGAGGCGGATTAAGCGCTGGCATGATAGGCCTCAACTCTTTTTTTATAGGATTTCTGTCTGCTCTTATAAGTTTCATTGCCTTGTGGATTGGAAACTATGTGACAGACTTTTTAAATAGATGGAACTTTAGAAAAAAAGCAACAGTGATTGCTGGACTGATATTGATACTTATAGGCATAAAACAGATAATATAACCTTTATAAAAGGCGTCAGCAATGATGCCTTTTATATTTTAGTTTAACAATTGCGTAATAAACTTTTAACATATTTTACATACATATAATATCCATTTAACACAAAAGTATTATCATTTATTTGGAATAAAATATAGAAAGGGGTTTAATCATGAAGAGGTTTTTATCTTTCATCACAGCATTAGCAGTGGTGCTTTCCATCTTTGCAGTACAAAATCCAATTTTCGCTGACTCAAATTCAATAGGTGCCACAACTTTACCGGATCACATTACGCTTACTTGGACTCAAGATCCCACTACAACACAGACGATAACATGGAGGACAGACACGACAGTAAATTTAGGTCAGGTCCAGTACGGAAAAGATCCATCGCTGAAAGACGCCAAGACGATTGATGCAACAGTGCAAAAATTCTCATCAGATTTAGGAGACATGAATATTCACTCAGCTACCCTGACAAATTTAGATCCTGGTACAACGTATTACTACAGAGTAGGATACGGCAGCAACTTAAGCAGCATATATAGTTTTACAACAGAAGCAAAGGATACAAATTCATTTAAGTTTTTGATATTTGGCGACAGTCAAAGTGGAGTAGCCACAGATCCACAATACGGTCCATGGAAAACTACGATACATAATGCGTATAACGCTAATAAAGATGCAAAGTTCTTCGTAAATGTAGGAGACCTCGTCGAAATCGGGCAATTGTATACACACTGGAACAACTGGTTTGATGCAGCAAAAGGCGTGATAGATACAATACCAGAAATGCCCGTTGAAGGCAATCACGAAACATACCAATCGTCAAACTACGATGCAGGTAAGCCAAAGGATTTTGTAAGCCAGTTTCCCGTCCCGCAAAATGGTCCTGACGGATTAAAAGGACAAGTTTACTCTTTTGATTACGGCAATGCACATATAGTGATGCTTGATAGCCAAGAAGACGAAGAAGAAACTGTTTCAGGCGACATATTAGAAGCACAAAAAGCATGGCTTGATAAAGACTT
The window above is part of the Thermoanaerobacterium sp. PSU-2 genome. Proteins encoded here:
- a CDS encoding fibronectin type III domain-containing protein; protein product: MKRFLSFITALAVVLSIFAVQNPIFADSNSIGATTLPDHITLTWTQDPTTTQTITWRTDTTVNLGQVQYGKDPSLKDAKTIDATVQKFSSDLGDMNIHSATLTNLDPGTTYYYRVGYGSNLSSIYSFTTEAKDTNSFKFLIFGDSQSGVATDPQYGPWKTTIHNAYNANKDAKFFVNVGDLVEIGQLYTHWNNWFDAAKGVIDTIPEMPVEGNHETYQSSNYDAGKPKDFVSQFPVPQNGPDGLKGQVYSFDYGNAHIVMLDSQEDEEETVSGDILEAQKAWLDKDLKNTNKTWKIVFFHKTPYYNKATRSNEQIKAAFQPIFDKYHVDVVFNGHDHGYSRTYPIKNDQYVKSPADGTVYVVTGRSGNKYYPDLSQKVWDAFFYDPQDQPNYIVATINGNTLTIKAVKQDGTPIDTYSITKNPDGTETDSPQTVVPTKYNATMMTIYGNMLQQPFMPSNPKQINGKWYVPARAFMQYLGSNVDWNTNGTISITYGKTQVNFNIGSTKTQLNSKTLEIPDAIVLSNGLTWISADDLKTLFGFNYKYDSNTNMLMFVK
- the ytaF gene encoding sporulation membrane protein YtaF is translated as MHFIYSLFIALANNVDNISVRIAYSIRGIKITAVKNLWISLITFIISSIAAISGNIISGVLSKHISSILSMILFISIGLWIAIEPYFKKNSDSHYDIDDKTKNIYDILKKPEEADVDDSKDIDFKEATFLGIALSINNIGGGLSAGMIGLNSFFIGFLSALISFIALWIGNYVTDFLNRWNFRKKATVIAGLILILIGIKQII